The genomic region TGTACCAGGCTCCTGTCCTTATGATGTCCTGCACCTCCGAAGGGAGCCCGTGGAATCTCTCGTCGGTGACATAGCGGAAGCCGGGAAGAAGAGTATAATTGTGAGGGACAAGGCAGTCATATTCCACAATCCTCGCACAGCGCTGAGTCTCTTCCCGCAGGTCAACGGTGGGCACGCTCGCGGCATAGGCAATCCACTGCATCTCATTTCTGGAGTTCACCACGGGAAGAATGAGGCGCGCCTGCTCCCTGGTGATGACGCCCTTCCTGAAGGCGTCCTCGGTGAGGGAGTGGCGGCGGAAGCCCTGGGCGAGCCTTATGAGCTGGCGGGTCTGGGCCATCGAGAAGCCGCAGCGCTCCCCTGCGTAGTCCTCGATGAACTCATAGCCGAGAAGGTGGTGGAGCTGCCTCTCGTCCATCGCCCGGAGAAGCATCCCCGCGGCTACGTCGAGCCTCTGGCGGATAGAGGCGGCCCTCCGGAGCCTCCCCGCAACCGCCCTGGCGGAGACCGCGCCGGCATCTTTTTCTGGCCGGCACTCTTCCAGCCATGAGGGAAAGAAGATGCTCCAGGGTGATGCCCACGGATCGCACCCGGGGCATTCATGCCCTTCACCGCCCTGCCCGTTTAGTTCGTCGGGATCGCTGATGCGCCGGTTTCCTATCCTTCTCTTCATGAGGGGCACCCGTGAGAAGAGGGGGCGATTTCCCTTGGCATCAAGGGCCGGAAGCTCCGGGGCGGCTTCCCCTGAGGCAAGGAAATTCGCAAGGAGAGCCTCGACAAATCCTGAGACAGGCCCGTCATAGTGCTCTTTGTCCCGGAAGAGGGAGAGGGCGAAGTCCCAGGTGAGGGCAAGTGAGGGCGGTACGCTGAAATACATCATTGTGCCTTCGGACCCGGCTTCGGGACCATCGCCGGAAGGGGTCGCCGATCCGGCCTTCCCTTCGGCGAGAGCCCTTTTCACTTCCCTCTCGAGGCCGCACAGGGAGCGCTCCCGCGCAATGGCGAGCCACCAGGACTCATTCTCAGGCGTGATGACTCTCGAGAGATGCCTGAGGGCGCTCTTTGCGATCCTGCCCTCAAGATAGGCCTCCCGCGTGAGGGGGAGCGCCCTGAGAAGCTCGAAGTTGTGCATCAGCTCCGACGCGGTGCGCCCCGAGAAAGAGAGATGCTCCGTGGCGAAGGTCCCCATGGAGCGGTATCCTAACTGATCAACTCCTTTCGATTTGAGAGTAACGAGAAGGCCGCCAAGCACAAGATCAAGTGCCATGCGGCCGCGGACTGCCTCGCAGAGCAGAAAATCAATGTGCGCTGCACGCTCGTCTCTGTCGATGGATCCGAAGGTGATATCCTCCGTGAGCTTTTCGGCTTCGGGGATGAGGCCACCTCTTGTGATCTTGACCAGGTGCCCGGGCCTGCATGAGGTCCCTGCGGGGATCTCATAAGGCTCCGGGAGGAGCAGCATGTCATCGTAGTTCTGAGAAGACATTGGATCACCGAGATGGAGAAGCTCCTCCTCATCTGGAAGGAATAGATCTGAGATTGTATGGGTCTCATGTGTATCCATGATTATATGATATCATAACCGTGAAGAAATATCAAATAGAGCACCCCTTAAAAAGCCTATCACTACTGAGATAAAAGGCCGCCGCTGGATGCCCTCCCAATGGCCCGGAAAGGGTGAAGAGGTCAAAAATGACCCTGAAGCCCATTGCGTGACCGTCAGCGAAGGATCATGCCCCTTTTCCGGGGGGCAGATCGGTCTGCCGCCGGGCGGAGTGTTTTTTTGAGCGGAAAAGATTTAATCTCTTGATCATAGCTGCCTGTATTCATAGAGGGATACCATGTGACCACGGCGCTGATGTCAGCAAAGCCCGCCCCCGTCAAATGATCAGCTGCTGACCCCGCCTGGACGTTGTCGTAACAAGGGCAGCCGTTATGCCGTCAGCAGCCGGAGCGGGGGCTTTCATGCTCAGCGGTTCCGCCCCCGGGACACCCGGAAGCGGGTTCTTGTCCCTCCTGATGGGGTGCCTTCTCCGGGGTTGTGCTCACCCTCTCGGCCGGTGCACTCCCGTCTTTCATAGATTTGGCAGCGCTCTCAGGGGATGAAATCCCGTCTTCAATAGAGGTAGCAGCACTCTCAGGGGATGAGCTCCCGTCCTCCGTTGAAGGGGTGGGCTCTTCCGGCGGCTGGGGGGCCTTCATCACATTCCTGTAGAACTGCACGAGCAGGAAAAGAAGCATGGCATATTTCACCACGGCCATGGACTGAAGAAGCACGGGGTGGGTCCTTATATAGAAAAGGAAGACGAGCACGAGGGCGTTGGGGAGCTCCAGCAGGTAAAATACCGCGTCGTTCACCTTCCTGCGCGACAGGGCGAGGAAGGGGAGAAGATAAAGATGATACTGCGGCGAGTAAATCTTGTCGCAGAGGATGAAGACAAGGGCGAAGCCCAGCCCCCACTGCCAGAAGTTCTGCTGGAGGTCCCGGCGCAGCTGGGCGTATGAGGCGATTACGGTGATTCCTATCAGAGTGAGCAGGAGGCTGAACCTTCCCGAGAAGCTCCCGAGGAGCCGGTATAGGGGCCACCATATGGCTCCGTCACTGGGCCCCTTCGCATAATTGCAGGACGCCTGCCACTGGTAAGGGTAGAACCACCCGGCAAACCCGTTGGAATCGCAGAGCATGTAAGGCAGGTTCAGGAAGAGCCACGCGGCGCCGCAGGCCCCTATTATCTTCAGGTGCTCCTTCCAGTCTTTCTCCAGGGCAAGCACCAGGGGCAGAAAGTAGAAGGGGAACACCTTGAAAGCCACCCCTACTCCGAGGAGGGCCCCCGCAAGGACCCTGCGCCCTTTCCAGGCCAGGTAGAGGCCTGCAATGAGGGTGAAGACCGCGACGTGATCATAGTTGGTGGTGGAGCAGATGATGAACGAAGGGGCAAGGATCCAGTATTTCAGGAGCCCTGAAGGGGCGTCCTTGCCGTTCTGCTCATCCTCAACCTTGGAGAGTATCAGGGTAGTGGCCGTTGCAAAGGCGGCAAGAAAATAGACCGTGACCCAGAGGTACATGATATAGCTCTTGGTGGTCACCGTGTTCATGAGTTGCACATAAGCCCTCATGAGGCTCGGGTATTCCACGGGGAAGTTAAATCCTTTGGCTACGTAATAGTCATAGACGTACCATATGTCGCCGGGGTACATCCTGATGTGGTCGGAGATCCAGTAATAATACTGGCGCGGGAAGGTGCTTGCGAAGAACACCAGCACCAGCGCCGAGATTAGTATGATATTCTTTCGGCTCATTTTCCTCTGTGTCTCCGGGGCGGCAGAGGCCCCCTCTCTGATTTCCCTGAGTATTCTCGAAGATCTGCCTGATTGCCTCTTTTCGCTGGAACGGAAGGCAGGATAAGGCGCGGGCACGAGAGAAATTCATTCCATTCCTCTTTGCTGGAGCGTCTATGAACTGTTCCCACTGCGGCAGCGAAAACCTCGAGATGTCCAAGTACTGCGCGGAATGCGGCATTCTCATGCGGGAGGCGAACCTCCCGGCGGGGTCGCTGCTTGACCATGGCAGGTATGAGGTGCAGCGCCTCCTCAAGAGTGGGGGGATGGGGGCAGTGTACCTCGTGGTGGACAAGCGTCTTGACACCAGATGCGCCCTCAAGGAGATGATAGACTTCTCACCGACGCCCGACGAGCGCAAAAAAGCCGTGGAGCGCTTTGAGAACGAGGTGAAGATCCTCTCGAGGATCTCCCATCCCCAGATTCCCAAGGTGACCAACTACTTTATCGAGGGTGGCCATTACTACATGATTCTCGATTACATCGAGGGTGAAGACCTGGATTCCATCCTGAAGGGCGAGGGGAAGCCGGGCCTTCCCGAGCCCTTTGTCCGGTTCCTGGGGAAAGAGGTTCTCACCGTCCTTGAATACCTCCATGGCCGCACTCCCCCCGTTCTCAACAGGGACATCAAGCCTTCCAACCTCATGATAAGCCCTGACAGGACCAAGGTGTACCTGATAGATTTCGGCATTGCCAAAGCCATTGCTTACTCATCGTATAAGAAGACTGCCATAGGCACCGAGGGCTATGCGCCCCTTGAGCAGTACAGGGGCTATCCCGAGCCCCGATCTGACCTCTATGCCCTCGGGGCCACCATGTATCAGCTCATTGCCGGGAAGGAGCTCAAGCCCCTTGATTTTCCTCCCCTCAGGACGGTGTGCCCTGATGCGTCGCCCGGGCTTGAAAAGGTGCTTGAGAAAGCCCTCTCCCTGATGCCTGAAGGCCGATTCGCCGGCGCCGCCGAGATGAAAAAGGCCATTGAAGGCACTCTTGAAGAGCCGGCTCAAGGTGATGAAGGCTCAAGCGAGAAAGCACGGGCCACCGATAAAAAAGCGCCACCTCCCACGATGAAAGGGCGCGTCATCAAGGGGCCTTCTTCGCGCCCGCTGGATTTTCCTGACGAGAAGCCCGAGGGGAAAAGAATTTTCGTACTCAAAGATAATGTGGCGACTCCCTCTCGAGACACCAGGATACCGGCTGCTCCCGAGGGGGGGACTCAGGAGAGCATCTGGTTCACCCCTATTGAGAAGCTCATCAGGGGGCCGTCGGCAGGCTCTCCCAGGAAGCGCTCCTCGCGGCACCCGGAGACCGTGAGGGGAAGGGACAAGGTGGAGATGGTCCTTGTTCCCGCAGGGGATTTTCTCATGGGCACCCATATTGACGACCGGTACGCTACAACGGCTTCACGGGACGAGCTGCCGGCCCATATCGTGAGCATTGCCGATTTCTATATCGACAGATACCCGGTCACCAACAGGCAGTTTGCCCTCTTTGTCGAGGAAACGGCCTACAAGACCACCTCGGAGCTCCGCGGTGACATAGAGTGCTGGCAGACCTATTATTCCTCGGAGACCGCCGATCACCCCGTGGTCCTGGTGAGCTGGTTCGATGCCGAGGAGTATGCCGCCTGGGCGGGGAAGCGCCTTCCCACCGAGGCTGAGTGGGAAAAGGCCGCAAGGAGCGATGACGGGCGGATATGGCCATGGGGAGACGACAGATGCGAAAAGATGGCCAACTGCCGGGAGGAAGAATGCGGGGGCACGACAAGCATATTCCGCTATGAAAAAGGGATGAGCCCCTACGGCATCTGCGATATGGCCGGGAATGTCCGGCAGTGGACCAATGACTGGTACCGGCCTTACCCCTACCATGGTCCCTATTCCACGGGCTATCTGAAGGTGATCAGGGGGAGCTCCTTTGCCGAGAGGCTTGAAGATTCCCGGTGCGCCAAGAGGTGGGAAAACGCGCCGTCACACCGCGACATCCTCAAGGGCTTCCGCTGCGCCGCAAATACCGGCACGATATAAAGGAGGAGCAATGAGTTACTATTTCACCACAAAACTCTCTGTACCTTTTGACGAGGCGGTCGCGAAGGTCATCGAAGCCTTCAAGGCCGAGGGCTTCGGCGTCCTCACCGACATCAACGTGAAGGAGACCATGGAGAAGAAGCTCGGCGTGACCTTCAGGAATTACCGGATCCTGGGGATGTGCAATCCTCCCTTTGCCCACAAGGCCCTCATGACTGAGGACAAGATAGGCCTCCTGCTGCCCTGCAACGTGATTGTCCAGGACCATGGGCAGGGCGATGTCGAGGTGTCGGCCATCGATCCCTATGCCTCCATGGCAGCGGTCCAGAACAAAGCCCTGGGCGAGGTGGCTTCCGAGGTGAGGGAGCGCCTGAAGCACTGCATCGAGGGGCTCGGAAAAAGCTGAGGGCTCAGATTTCCATGAGCCCCAGGGAGTCCCTTGCGGCCCTGATTTTTCCAAGGCTCCCGGTGAGCCCCTTGACGGGGTCGCCGCACGTGAGGGTGTGGCTGTAGTTGAGCTCAAGGACGATGCGCAGCGGGTTTCCCCTGAGCATCCCGAGGTAGCTCTCATAGGGGACCGTGCCGAAGTCAAGGGGGCAGTGGTCGAAATCCTCTTTGATATCCTTGATGTCATGGACATGGACATGGCGCACCTTTTCAATGAAGGAGCTCTCGAGGGAGCTGTCAAAGCCCAGGAGCTCATTTCTCCTGTAGTGGCCCATGTCCCAGCAGAAGCCCGCGATGGTGTCGCCCAGCTCGCGCCTCAGTGCCACCAGGTCCTCCACGCAGTCTCCCGTCTTTTCCTTGTCGGTGTCATGGGGCAGCAGCTCCACGACGAAATCAAAGGGCCACCGCCGCCTCTCCCGCTCCCTGGCAAGCCAGGTGAGGAAGGAGAGGGTGATGCCGAAGAGGTGCCCCCTGGTGAACTCTGACGAAGAGGCTCCGTGGATATTGATGCGGCTTGTGATGCCATTATCCCATGTCTCGGCGGCCGCCTGCTCCAGCAGTGCCAGAAAGGCTTTTCTCACCCCATTGTCTTCGCGGTCCTCGAAGCGGGAAAGCTCGTATTCTCCGTGATAAGGACCGTGAAAGGTATAGCCCAGGCTCAGGGACTTTGCGAGGCGAAGCCAGGACAGGCGCCTTTCCCACTCCTTATGGGTGAGGTACATCTCGATGAAGTCGGCGCCCTCTGCTTTCACTGTTTCAAGCAGCGGCTCAGGCTCGAGGCTCCTGAGCCACTGCTGTATCATCCCCACGCCTATGGGCGCCATGTGCTGCGACTGTTCCATTGATTCATGCCTTGACGGGTGCGTGTTTTTGCATCTTTTCCCTTGCGAGGAAACCGGCCTTCAGGATGCTCTCGTAGCCGGTGCAGCGGCAGAGGTGCCCGTTCAGGGCCTGCTTCAGCTCTCCGTCAGGGATATCGGGATTCTTGGCAAGAAGCGCATGGAGGGTCATGACGATGCCGGGCGTGCAGAAGCCGCACTGTATGGCGCCGGCCTCTATAAGGGCCTCCTGGATGGGGTGGAGGGTATAACCGTCGGTGACGCCTTCGATGGTGGTGACAGAGGCGCCGTCAGCTTTCACCGCCTTGACGATGCAGCTCCGCACGGCCTCGCCGTTCATCACGACGGTGCAGGTGCCGCACTTTCCATAGCCGCACCCTTCCTTGGCGCCGGTGAGGTTGAGATGGTCCCTGAGTATTTCAAGGAGCGTCGTGGCTTTGTCCACGAGAAAGCTGCGGGCTGTTCCGTTTACGGTAATGGTGACTTTTGATTCGTCCATGTCAGTTCCTCCCTTCCAGTGCGGCAAGTATGGTCTTGGGCGTGACGGGAATGGCGTGGAAGTCCACGCCGAGAGCATCATAAAGGGCGTTCACCAGTGCAGGGGGGATGGCGATGGCGGGGTGCTCGGCGATGCAGCGGGCGCCGAAGGGGCCGTCCTCCTGGGGGGTCTCGACGAAGACCACCGAGTATTTCTCGGGCATGTCCGCCATGGTGGGGATCTTGTAGGTATTGAAGTTGGGGTTTTTAATCTTCCCCTTCTCGTCAAAGACTATCTCCTCGGAGAGGGCGGCGCCGTAGCCCATCATCATGCCGCCGAGCATCTGGGCCCGGGCAAGCTCGGGGTTGAGGGCCTTCCCCACGTCGATGGAAGTCACCAGGTTCGTGACAGTGACCTTGCCCGTCTTCCTGCTCACCTTCACCTCGGCGCCCTGGCAGCCGAAGGTCCACTGGCCGGCGCAGCTTCCCCTTCCCGTCTCGCTGTCGGGGAACGTCATGCCCCTCAGGATGTGGGAGCCCGTGCCCATGATGGGCTCGCCTATGGCTTTGCCGTCGGGAGCCACGTAAGAGAGGAGGAGCTTTTTGACCGGGAGAGCCACTTCGGCGTTCACGTTCACCCTGGAGCGGATGAACTCCCCCTCGTAGACAAGGTCCTCTTCCGAGAGCTGCAGGACCTGCGAGGCGGCCTTCATTATCTTGCCGATGACTTCATTGCATGCCTTGATGATGGCATTTCCCACCCTGTAAGTGGAGATGGAGGCCACGGTCTGCCACTCGTGGGGGGAGAACTGGGTGTCGATGGTCTTGGACATCCTGACGTTCTCATAGGGGATCTTGAGAGTCTCGGCGGCGATCTGCGCGAGCACCGTCTGGGATCCCTGCCCCATCTCGACGCCGCTCACGCTGATATTCACCGTGCCGTCCTCGCAGAACTTCACGATGGCTCCCGAGCAGGCGTTCGTCGTCATCATCGGGGTTTTCATGAAGGCGGCGATGCCCCTTCCGTAAAGAAACTCATCGTCATGGGCGGGCTTTTTCGTCTCTTTGAAAACGCCTTCCACGCCATCAAGGCACTTGTGGATGTCGCCGTGCCCCTTGGTGATGAGCTGCCCCAGGGCGTTTCTCTTCCCGTCGCAGAGGAAGTTCTTCCTTCTCAATGCTTCAGGCGTCATGGAGAGCTTCCTTGCGAGCATGTCCATTGCGCGTTCGGCCATAAAATGGGCTTCGGGGTGGCCGTAGCCCCGGAATGCCCCCACCGATGGGGTATTGGTATAGACGCCTATGGCGTTTATCGCGCAGTTCGGTATCACGTAGGGGCCCGTCGCCACATACCCGGCTGCCTGCACCACGTTGCAGGCGCCGTCTGCATAGGCGCCGTCGGCGAAGTAGAGGGATGCTTCGATGGCATGGAGGGTGCCGTCCTTTTTGGCTCCCAGCTTTATCTTTCCCCGGAGCCCCCTTCCTACGAAGCCGCTTGTGAACTCCTCCTTGCGGCTCAGCACGAGCCTCACCGGCACTCCCGGCACGAAGCGCGCCACATAGGCCACCATGGGCTCTATTGAGACGTCGGACTTGCCGCCGAAGGCGCCGCCGAGGAATCCCACGTGGACCTTGATGTTGGCGAAGGGAATATGGAACATGTCGGCTACCATCTCCCTTATGATGAAGGGGGCCTGGGAGCTTGCCCATATCCTCACGCTGTCAGCGGAGTCCCAGCAGGCGATGCAGCCGTGGGGCTCCATCTGGGAGTGGGCGTTGAGAGGATAGGTGAAGTCGCCCTCGACGACGGCGTCGCACTCGCTGAAGGCTTTTACAGTGTCTCCCTCCCTCAGTTTGTAGTGGTGGAAGATATTGGTGCCCTTTTTGGGAAAAAACCCGGGGACCACCTTGTATTCACCGTTCTTTTCATGGACAAGAGCGGCGCCCTCTTTTATCGCTTCAAGAGGGTCCGTGGCGTGGGGGAGGGGCTCGTAAGTGACCTTGATGGCTTTGAGGGCCTCCTCGGCATGGCGCTCAGTATCTGCGACGACTACTGCCACGGCGTCGCCGGCATGGCGGACCTTCTCAACGGCGAGGGGCTGCTGATCCTTGTAGCACGCGCCGAAATGGATGCTGCAGCCCTGGCCCGTCACGACCTTTTTGACCCCCGGCATCTTTTCTGCCTCGGAGGTATCGATGGCCTTGATGAGGGCGTGGGCATACTCGGGCCTCAGGACTTTTGCATGGAGCATCCCCTGGATTTTCAGGTCGGCAACGTAGAGGGCCCTGCCTGTCACCTTCTCATAGGCATCGTTCCGCGGTACAGAGACACCAATACTCTTTACTGCCATGGAGCATCACCTCGCTGTTTATTTTTAGAGCGGCGATTACCTTAAAATAATTCCACCTCCCGGGAGGCCCTTTCCTTTCTGCAGGAAAAAAGTTCTCGATTGTCACTGCCTGCGCAGTTCCACTGGCGAGGGGAAAAGAGCGTTGAGAGCCCTCTCGCACTCATCGAGGTCTTTTTCCCCAAGGTGCGTGAGCTTCATGGGGAGCCTGGTGTAATAATAATCATAGTGCTCGTCGCGGCAGCCCCTGTTGATGATGCCCCGCTCCTCGGCGTATTCATGAAGGTATGAGCCGGGGATGGGCGTGGCCCGGGCCACGTAGCATGTCGTAGGCTGGATTTCCTTTATGAGGCTCACCGTGGCCTTGAGGTCATCCCTTGTCTCCTCGGGCGAGCCGATAATCACGTACGCATGGGTATTGATCCCCAGGCGGCGGCAGATTTCAAAGGCACGGCGCGTTTCATCGACAGTGATGCCCTTTTTGAGGAACTCAAGCACTGAAGGGGAGCCGCTTTCGACACCGAAGGCCACCATGAGGCACCCGGCCTCCTTCATGCGGCGGAACCGCTCTTCATCGACGGCATCGACACGGGCCTGGCATCCCCACCAGAAGCGCTCGCCCCGGCGCTCCACTTCGGTCATAAAGCCGTCAACCCACGAGGGGCTTGAGAGAAACATGTCATCAAGAAACATGACCAGGAAAGGGATGCCCTGCAGCGCCAGGGGGCTATGGGCTTTCCATAGCTCCCGGTACCCCGCCATCTCGTCCAGGATGGCCCCGGGCGAGCGGTACCGCACCCTCCTGCCGAAGAGCCTGTCCTGCATGGGCTTGCAGAATATACAGCGGTGGGGGCAGCCGCGGCTCGCGATCATCCCGTCAAAGGCGGTGCTCTTGCCGTAGTATGCCTGCCAGTCCACGAGGTCCCTCGCCGGCTCAAGGATAGAGTCCAGGTCGCCAATAAAAGGTCGTGGCTCAGTGACGGTGAGCTTCCCTTCCTTCATGAAGGCGATGCCTTGCACCGTGTCAAGGGGCTTTTCCCCCAGGAAGGCTTTCAGGAGATCGACTATGGTCTCTTCTCCTTCGCCGATCACCGCGGCATCGAAGCCTGCCTTCAGGAGGTGCTCCGGCTTCACGGTGGCATGGGGCCCGCCGGCGATGAGGGGAAGGGAGGGGCTTAAGCGCCTTATGGCCTGCGCCACCTCGACGGCCCGCCCCGCCATTGCTGAAGAGACAGAAACCCCCACGAAATCAATGCCCTGGAGGTGCCCTTCCAGGCCGGGGAGCGTTTCTTTGAAAGTGAGGTCGAGAAAGGAGACTTCATGGCCTTCTCTTCTCAGGACGGCGGCGATATAAAGTATCCCCAGCGGCGCCGTGAGGGCAGCCTTTGAAGGGTATCCAAAGCGCGGGTAAATGAGCAGTACCTTCATCTGCCCAGGAAGTCGGCCGGGAGCTTGTAGAGAAGGGCGGGGCTGATGGGCTCGTCGTGGGCGTAGGCGGCAAAATGGAGGTGGGGCCCCGTGGCAACACCGGTGGCGCCCACAGTGCCTATGACCTGCCCCTGCTCCACGGAATCGCCGGCCCTTACCTTCATCGATGCCATGTGGATGTAAAGAGTCCCGATCCCCTTCCCGTGGTCAATGACGACGGCCGTGCCGTGAAGCACGAGGTTCTTCTTCGCGAACCTCACGATGCCTTTCTGTGAAGCCTTTACCGGCTCTCCCCACGAGGCGGCGATGTCCTGCCCCCGGTGAAACTCGGGCTCCTTGTCATCGTTGTAGAAGCGCTTGAGGCCGAAGAGTGTTGAGACATAGCCCCGGGTGGGCACGATGAAGCTTCTCTCCCACGTGATGCCCGGCGTGTTATAGGAGAGGGCCCTGTGAATCTCGGCGTTGTCCTTTTCCGCCTGGGGATCCTCGTATTTCGAGAGCTGCGACTCGGGGAGCCTGAGGTACTGCACGCCGTAAGTCTGGGCCGACGTTCTGATTACCCTAGTGAGCGTGGCGGGAGTCCCGCTGCCAGGCGCGGTCACGGTGATCTTCAGGGTATATCCGCCTGCGGGGCAGTCAAGCGCCACGGGGATAAGGGCGGAAAGGCCCTTTCCCTGGAAGATGAGGGCATATTTTTTCCCGCGCCATGAGCATTCGCCCCGGTGATCCTTCGAGGTGCCTGCCACGGTGACGAAGAGGGCCTTCCCCTGGGTGGCCGTCCCCTTCACCTGGAGCTGGTATGGGGGAGAGGCCGGTGAAGGGGAGGCGGGAAGCATTGAGGGAGGCGGCTCGATTGACGGCGGCAGCGGCGGCGATGGCTCCTGGGCTCCGGCGGTGAAGGTGAGAAAAACGGCGATGAAGAGGGCGGTGAGAATTAAAAATTGGCGCATGGGCGGCTCCTTTCCTGTGCAGATGACTTCGTCATGGCATGGCAATATCCTTCATCAGGGCTTGCGGGAATCGGCTTTTAGGCTGACCGGGTTGCGGTCCCCCGGGTTGAATACCGCCTCCTGCGGGGGGTTTTCCGCGGCGTCAGGTTCTGCAGGAGTGAGGCGCCCTGTGGCTAATAGTATAGTAGGATCCTCCCAGGAGAATAGAGTGACCTTCGCGCTTCCGGGGAGGGATAAGGCGGTGCGGAGGCGGAAAGGAAGAGCGCACAATGAAAGATCTTATTACCAACATGTTTCTTGCAGGCTTCGGCGCCCTGGTGATGACCAAGGAGAAGGCCGAGGAGATCGTGGGAGAGCTCATCCAGAAGGGCCAGGTCTCAAGCGACGAGGCCAAGGCCGTCGTGGAGACCCTCATCGAAAAGGGCAAGAAGGAGCAGCAGAGCATGACCGGCTTTGTCCGCGACGAGGTGCGCAAGGTTATCGAGGAGATGGGCGTCCCCTCCCGCGAGGAGTATGAGAACCTCAAAAAGCTTGTCGAGACCCTCAAGGAGCACTCCGGCAAGTAAATGAGTATCTATGCCGTTTACGGCAAGCTCAAGCGCTACAAGCAGATAGTCGAGGTGCTCTCGCGGCACCAGTACGGCTTCCTTGTGGATTACCTGGGCATTTACCGCTTCATCCCGCACCGGTGGCGGAGGAAGAAGGACCGCGGCGGCGAGGTGGAGGCCATCACCAAGTGGGACCGCGCCCGGATGGTGCTGGAGGATCTGGGCGGGGCTTTCATCAAGATGGGGCAGATGCTGAGCACGAGGGGCGATCTTCTTCCCCGTGAGCTTATCGATGAGCTTGAAAAGCTCCAGGACCAGGTCCCTCCCTTCCCCTATGAGGAAGTAAGGAGGATTGTCGAGAAGGAGCTCAACGCCAGGCTTGAAGACGTGTTCCTGGAGTTCGAGGCAGTCCCCCTTGCCTCGGCCTCGATAGGGCAGGTCCACCGTGCGCGCCTCAAGCATGGCGAAGATGTCATCGTCAAGGTGATGCGCCCCGAGATAAAGACCCAGGTGAAGATCGACTCGGAGATCCTCATTGATGCCGCGCGCTTCCTGGAGCGCAGGAGACTCTTCAGGGGGCGCTATAACTTCACCGGCATCGCGAGTGAGATAAGCGACTATCTCGAGCAGGAGACCGATTACCTCCACGAGGTTCACAACGCCGAGCGCTTCAGGAAGAACCTGGCGGAAGACAGCGGCGTCTATGTGCCCAAGGTATACTGGGGCTACACCACCAGCAGGATACTCTGCATGGAGAGGATCCAGGGCACCAAGATATCGGAAGTGGATACTCTCACCGCGCGGGGGGTAAACTGCAGGGAGATTGCCCGCGTCGGCATAGGCTCCTACTTCAAGCAGATCCTGGTCCACGGCTTTTTCCATGCCGATCCCCACCCGGGGAACGTCTTTGTCACCAACGACTCAAAGATAATCTTCGTGGATTTCGGCCTCGTGGGAGAGCTGGACGTGGGGCTCCGGAACAAGCTCGGCGACCTCTTCCTCGCCGTGGTGCGCCGCAACATGGACGGCATCATAGACGCGCTCCTCGCCGTGGGGAGCATCCCCCCGCAGATTGACAGGATACGCTTCAAGAGGGAGCTCTCC from Candidatus Eremiobacterota bacterium harbors:
- a CDS encoding xanthine dehydrogenase family protein molybdopterin-binding subunit; amino-acid sequence: MAVKSIGVSVPRNDAYEKVTGRALYVADLKIQGMLHAKVLRPEYAHALIKAIDTSEAEKMPGVKKVVTGQGCSIHFGACYKDQQPLAVEKVRHAGDAVAVVVADTERHAEEALKAIKVTYEPLPHATDPLEAIKEGAALVHEKNGEYKVVPGFFPKKGTNIFHHYKLREGDTVKAFSECDAVVEGDFTYPLNAHSQMEPHGCIACWDSADSVRIWASSQAPFIIREMVADMFHIPFANIKVHVGFLGGAFGGKSDVSIEPMVAYVARFVPGVPVRLVLSRKEEFTSGFVGRGLRGKIKLGAKKDGTLHAIEASLYFADGAYADGACNVVQAAGYVATGPYVIPNCAINAIGVYTNTPSVGAFRGYGHPEAHFMAERAMDMLARKLSMTPEALRRKNFLCDGKRNALGQLITKGHGDIHKCLDGVEGVFKETKKPAHDDEFLYGRGIAAFMKTPMMTTNACSGAIVKFCEDGTVNISVSGVEMGQGSQTVLAQIAAETLKIPYENVRMSKTIDTQFSPHEWQTVASISTYRVGNAIIKACNEVIGKIMKAASQVLQLSEEDLVYEGEFIRSRVNVNAEVALPVKKLLLSYVAPDGKAIGEPIMGTGSHILRGMTFPDSETGRGSCAGQWTFGCQGAEVKVSRKTGKVTVTNLVTSIDVGKALNPELARAQMLGGMMMGYGAALSEEIVFDEKGKIKNPNFNTYKIPTMADMPEKYSVVFVETPQEDGPFGARCIAEHPAIAIPPALVNALYDALGVDFHAIPVTPKTILAALEGRN
- a CDS encoding radical SAM protein, encoding MKVLLIYPRFGYPSKAALTAPLGILYIAAVLRREGHEVSFLDLTFKETLPGLEGHLQGIDFVGVSVSSAMAGRAVEVAQAIRRLSPSLPLIAGGPHATVKPEHLLKAGFDAAVIGEGEETIVDLLKAFLGEKPLDTVQGIAFMKEGKLTVTEPRPFIGDLDSILEPARDLVDWQAYYGKSTAFDGMIASRGCPHRCIFCKPMQDRLFGRRVRYRSPGAILDEMAGYRELWKAHSPLALQGIPFLVMFLDDMFLSSPSWVDGFMTEVERRGERFWWGCQARVDAVDEERFRRMKEAGCLMVAFGVESGSPSVLEFLKKGITVDETRRAFEICRRLGINTHAYVIIGSPEETRDDLKATVSLIKEIQPTTCYVARATPIPGSYLHEYAEERGIINRGCRDEHYDYYYTRLPMKLTHLGEKDLDECERALNALFPSPVELRRQ
- a CDS encoding M23 family metallopeptidase, with protein sequence MRQFLILTALFIAVFLTFTAGAQEPSPPLPPSIEPPPSMLPASPSPASPPYQLQVKGTATQGKALFVTVAGTSKDHRGECSWRGKKYALIFQGKGLSALIPVALDCPAGGYTLKITVTAPGSGTPATLTRVIRTSAQTYGVQYLRLPESQLSKYEDPQAEKDNAEIHRALSYNTPGITWERSFIVPTRGYVSTLFGLKRFYNDDKEPEFHRGQDIAASWGEPVKASQKGIVRFAKKNLVLHGTAVVIDHGKGIGTLYIHMASMKVRAGDSVEQGQVIGTVGATGVATGPHLHFAAYAHDEPISPALLYKLPADFLGR
- a CDS encoding phasin family protein → MKDLITNMFLAGFGALVMTKEKAEEIVGELIQKGQVSSDEAKAVVETLIEKGKKEQQSMTGFVRDEVRKVIEEMGVPSREEYENLKKLVETLKEHSGK
- a CDS encoding AarF/ABC1/UbiB kinase family protein, with amino-acid sequence MSIYAVYGKLKRYKQIVEVLSRHQYGFLVDYLGIYRFIPHRWRRKKDRGGEVEAITKWDRARMVLEDLGGAFIKMGQMLSTRGDLLPRELIDELEKLQDQVPPFPYEEVRRIVEKELNARLEDVFLEFEAVPLASASIGQVHRARLKHGEDVIVKVMRPEIKTQVKIDSEILIDAARFLERRRLFRGRYNFTGIASEISDYLEQETDYLHEVHNAERFRKNLAEDSGVYVPKVYWGYTTSRILCMERIQGTKISEVDTLTARGVNCREIARVGIGSYFKQILVHGFFHADPHPGNVFVTNDSKIIFVDFGLVGELDVGLRNKLGDLFLAVVRRNMDGIIDALLAVGSIPPQIDRIRFKRELSFLYEKYSTLPLKQINIGEVFKEVMGLMYRHQVKIPPDLTLMIKTITSLEGMGRRLDPDFNILEPAEPFARELVRERIMSHWWFSDTIKQAQDMVESFGTLVKQLSSAFSVMERGELRIRHEHQGFPRLINRLCFALLVASMVIGSSWIFASRSGYTYVGLIGVLLSFLMAMWLLISIARGGKF